The following are from one region of the Petrotoga mobilis SJ95 genome:
- a CDS encoding YaaR family protein yields the protein MEIDPITGKKMDKEMKKKKIKKSNDQDVTVSEVKEKEGFFDVLVDTNIKISESELRSLIDNILKLGNNFVKSPTQSNLRGYRNAIKDFLKRLEKHWYVIKNDLDFKNSTPQLHMVAEVVDGKLMELTDMILKREKNTLVYASKIDEINGLILDLYK from the coding sequence ATGGAGATAGATCCCATTACCGGAAAAAAAATGGATAAAGAGATGAAAAAAAAGAAGATAAAAAAATCTAACGATCAAGATGTTACTGTTTCTGAGGTGAAAGAAAAAGAAGGATTTTTTGATGTATTAGTTGACACAAATATAAAAATTTCTGAAAGTGAGTTAAGGAGTTTGATTGACAATATTCTTAAACTGGGAAACAACTTTGTAAAATCTCCCACCCAATCTAATTTACGAGGATATAGGAATGCTATCAAAGATTTCCTTAAAAGATTGGAGAAACATTGGTATGTGATAAAAAACGATCTTGATTTTAAAAATTCAACACCGCAACTACATATGGTAGCCGAAGTAGTTGATGGCAAACTCATGGAATTGACTGATATGATTTTAAAAAGAGAGAAAAATACTTTAGTGTACGCGTCCAAAATTGATGAAATAAACGGATTGATTTTAGATTTGTACAAATAA